One Candidatus Symbiobacter mobilis CR genomic window, AAGGCACTCGGTGCTGCAACGGCATCGGCTTGAATGTGCGGACGACAATGGTACGAAGACGTACAACAAAGACGTGCAAATATGCCAATCCGTAGACAGAGAAAGATGCGGTTTCAGGCAGTGGATTGAGTGGATTGATTTTGTCGGCCCTAAGGAAAGGGCGAAAGGTGGAGTACCCAGGCCAGTGCTCCGCACCACCTCGCAAGTGGTTGCCTGCTGCATATTGCTTTGTTAGCGTATGCCGAGCTTGGTGTAAGCATGCATTCCCTTTCTTAGCTTTCCTGTCAAGCTGGACTTCTAGCGTTGTTGCGTTTGCTGCCCCCCGCTTTCTGAAGGTTCGCCTTTTTTGGTGTGTGCCTTCAGCCCGGGGGTTTTTTGCGCACAAAATGTTGTGCAACAACTATCCAAAACCGGCCTGTTGGCCGAAGTCACGGCTTACCGCCCTGAAGTGCGAGGTTTCCAATCGGTGTTGATCGGTGTTGATTTATCGATGACCCATGAACATCGCATTGGAATGGATTCGTATCGGGTTCTTTTGATCACTCAGCCAAAGGAGACAGCAATGGCAAGACAAGCGGCAGGAAAGCATCAAGGCCAGCCTGGCTATGGTTCTGCTGACACAACGTACAGCGCAATTGCTGCCGACAAGCAGACACACGGCGTTTGGTCTCCGGGCGTACGGCTGATGGAACGCCTGCGCTTTGCCAACAAAGCGCTACTCATTACGCTGTGCTTTCTGCTGCCGATTACCCTGCTTGCTGGACTATTTCTGCAATCGTCCCTGTCTGCCAGAGCGGCTACCCAATTGGAAGCAGACGGCGCCAGATACCTTCGCACCCTGCTCCCGGTGATGCAATCGGGACAAGATGTACGCGCCATTCAAGATCGTGTCACTGCAGGGGAGCCTGTTCCCCAAGCCGAGCGCGATGCCGCCGTGCAACGGCTGGCTACCCGCCTGGAAGCGCTGGTCCCGATCGATCAGGAATTGGGTACACGCTTGCAAACCGATGAACTGTTCCAAGAATTGCGTTCCGGAGTCGAAGCCCAGGTTCGTTCTAGCGCGGGGGTCGCTGCGGCAGCATCGGTGCCAACGGTGTCTACGGCAGTCAAGATGGTCGGGCATATTGGCAACACTGCGGGTCTCGTCCTCGACCCGGAAGTTGCTTCCTTCCACTTGATCCGCGCCGTGGCCCTGGAATCTGCAGATCTGCTGCTGGCCACTTCGCAAACCCGGCGCCTGGGCAGCGAATTGATCACCCGCTTCGATGCTTCGAAGATGGACATACTCACAGATCGCTTGGCCCGGATGCAGATTGGCGCGAACCGGTTCCGCTCCGCGTTCGCAGAGGCTTTTGCGCACGATGCCACGTTAACTGCTGCCGTCAGCCCCGACGCCACCCTGAAAAATATCCAAAAGATGATCGACATTACCCGTGAGCACGTCGCCCGCAACTCGGGCACGCTTTCGGCCAGCGCCTATTACAAGGAAGCTTCTACCCATCTCTCCGACCTCTATGCATTGGTGGATCGTGCGCTAGTGAGCGTCGATCGCTTATTGCAGGATCGGCAGGCTCGCATCGCCAACGCGCTCATGTGGTCTGCACTTGCCATGGCGGCCAGCCTGCTGCTGGCTACATACCTCTTCTACAGTTTTTTCCTCGTCACCGAACATGGCTTGCAGCAAATCGCATCGCGGCTCGAAGAAATGGCGCAGGGGGATTTGCACACGGCGCCGGCCGTCCCCTCCGGCACCGACGAAACGGCGCAGGTACTGTGGTCGCTCATCACCATGCACAAGGTGCTTGCCCGGTTCCAATCCGAGCAACTCAAAATGGCGCGCCAGCACGATGCAGGCGCCATTCGCCACGTCATGCCCGTACACGAACTACCTGGGCAGTTTGGTGAAATGGCCCAAGCGATCAACGATTTGGCAGGCACCCAGAACCGCGTCACTTTCCGGCTGGTGGATTTGATGGATGCCTACTCCAATGGCAGCTTCGAGGAAGCGATGGAGTCCCTTCCCGGCGAAAAAGGTCGAATCTCGGAAGTGGCCAATGCGGTCCGGCTCAAGATGCGTACTGCTTCCGAATCCGCTGTCATCAATTTGCGTGTCGTCAATGCCCTCAACAAGGCCAGCACGAACATCATGATTGCCGACGCCGACCACAACATCATGTTCATGAACGATACGATCAAAAACATGATGGCACGCCACCAAGAAGCGTTACGCAAAAGTCTGCCTCACTTCGATGTCAACCGTCTCATCGGCCAAAACATCGACGTATT contains:
- a CDS encoding methyl-accepting chemotaxis protein is translated as MARQAAGKHQGQPGYGSADTTYSAIAADKQTHGVWSPGVRLMERLRFANKALLITLCFLLPITLLAGLFLQSSLSARAATQLEADGARYLRTLLPVMQSGQDVRAIQDRVTAGEPVPQAERDAAVQRLATRLEALVPIDQELGTRLQTDELFQELRSGVEAQVRSSAGVAAAASVPTVSTAVKMVGHIGNTAGLVLDPEVASFHLIRAVALESADLLLATSQTRRLGSELITRFDASKMDILTDRLARMQIGANRFRSAFAEAFAHDATLTAAVSPDATLKNIQKMIDITREHVARNSGTLSASAYYKEASTHLSDLYALVDRALVSVDRLLQDRQARIANALMWSALAMAASLLLATYLFYSFFLVTEHGLQQIASRLEEMAQGDLHTAPAVPSGTDETAQVLWSLITMHKVLARFQSEQLKMARQHDAGAIRHVMPVHELPGQFGEMAQAINDLAGTQNRVTFRLVDLMDAYSNGSFEEAMESLPGEKGRISEVANAVRLKMRTASESAVINLRVVNALNKASTNIMIADADHNIMFMNDTIKNMMARHQEALRKSLPHFDVNRLIGQNIDVFHKNPSHQRRMLASIHGTHRAQLQIGAIHFGVSANPIFDEQGERLGTVVEWTDRTAEVLIENELANAVQAAARGDFSQRLSLEGKTGIFATLASSMNELMQTSEVGLGDVAQMLEAFARGDLGYRIDRNYEGLFGQVKEAGNSTAEQLDRVIGEVRAAADALTGVANQVSTTAQSLSMAASQQSANVDQTGSSIDKMSVSITQNSDNARITNEVATKASHEATDGGNAVTQTVGAMNKIAAKIGIVDDIAYQTNLLALNAAIEAARAGEHGKGFAVVAAEVRKLAERSQEAAREIGELAAASVSTAEHAGKLLDQIVPSIQKTSELVQEISAASAEQSDSVVYISGAVGQLRDVTQRNTASAEELAATAEELSSRAGQLQQTISFFAGGARLVPAPAALPERRQPQAAPAPHRRPAPARLAAPSKPMSSNFQEY